One region of Luteolibacter rhizosphaerae genomic DNA includes:
- a CDS encoding MFS transporter — MENPIAREILGEQEQRAVLRKITLRLVPLLFICYIVAYIDRINVGFAKDHLREPLGIDPAVLGTVFGTGAGLFFIGYFLFEVPSNLALQRFGARVWIARIMIVWGLVSMCFIFVKGTTSFYLLRFLLGAAEAGFFPGIILYLTYWFPAKERAKTMALFALGGVAAGVVGSPISSALLEMDGIMNWPGWKWLFLIEAIPAVLLGLVVLLCLPNGPSEARWLPAREKQWLLQTLEDEAKVAAGGRKTRLRDAFTSPQVWQLTFIYFLINVAGYGFEFWLPSIVKKLSDRSDSLVGVINMIPYIAAGIAMVVVGRNSDRKGERTSYIGIAAFCSAIGFTAAAVLDNPFLAIAALTLAFAGQKSTLGPFWALGASALSGTAAAGGIALINSIGNLGGYVGPKIVGVITDKTGSSITAMFVLGGAMLVMGLFAFGLSLTGRFRRDLPVPLPTEER, encoded by the coding sequence ATGGAAAACCCCATTGCCCGCGAGATCCTCGGCGAGCAGGAACAGCGCGCCGTGCTCCGCAAGATCACGCTCCGCCTCGTTCCCCTCCTTTTCATCTGCTACATCGTCGCCTACATCGACCGGATCAACGTCGGCTTCGCGAAGGATCACCTGCGGGAGCCGCTCGGGATCGACCCGGCTGTATTGGGAACGGTCTTCGGCACCGGCGCGGGACTGTTCTTCATCGGCTACTTCCTTTTCGAAGTGCCAAGCAATCTCGCACTCCAACGTTTCGGGGCGCGGGTTTGGATCGCGCGGATCATGATCGTGTGGGGGCTGGTCTCGATGTGCTTCATCTTCGTGAAGGGCACTACCAGCTTCTACCTGCTGCGCTTCCTTCTGGGAGCCGCGGAGGCCGGCTTCTTCCCCGGGATCATCCTCTATCTGACCTACTGGTTCCCGGCGAAGGAACGCGCCAAGACGATGGCCCTGTTCGCGCTCGGGGGAGTGGCGGCAGGCGTGGTCGGCTCGCCCATCTCCAGTGCCTTGCTTGAGATGGACGGGATCATGAATTGGCCGGGCTGGAAGTGGTTGTTCCTGATCGAAGCCATTCCGGCAGTGCTGCTCGGCTTGGTCGTGCTGCTGTGTCTGCCCAATGGACCGTCTGAAGCGCGCTGGCTTCCCGCGCGGGAGAAGCAGTGGCTGCTGCAGACCTTGGAAGACGAAGCGAAAGTCGCGGCAGGAGGCCGGAAAACCCGGCTCCGCGATGCCTTCACCTCCCCGCAGGTTTGGCAGCTCACCTTCATCTATTTCCTGATCAACGTGGCCGGATACGGCTTCGAATTCTGGCTGCCTTCCATCGTGAAGAAGCTCTCGGACCGCAGTGATTCGCTGGTCGGCGTGATCAACATGATCCCTTACATCGCCGCCGGCATCGCGATGGTCGTAGTGGGACGGAATTCCGACCGGAAAGGCGAGCGCACGTCCTACATCGGCATTGCCGCATTCTGCTCGGCGATCGGATTCACGGCGGCGGCCGTCCTGGACAATCCCTTCCTGGCGATTGCCGCCCTCACGCTGGCCTTCGCAGGACAAAAGTCCACCTTGGGGCCCTTCTGGGCACTGGGAGCTTCCGCGCTCAGCGGAACTGCCGCAGCAGGAGGCATCGCCCTGATCAACTCCATCGGCAACCTCGGCGGCTACGTCGGGCCGAAAATCGTCGGCGTGATCACCGACAAGACCGGCAGTTCCATCACCGCGATGTTCGTCTTGGGCGGAGCCATGCTCGTGATGGGGCTCTTCGCCTTCGGACTCTCGCTCACCGGCCGCTTCCGGCGCGACCTGCCGGTCCCGCTGCCAACGGAAGAGCGCTGA
- a CDS encoding ferritin-like domain-containing protein produces MITNLEQLYFDQLRDLYSAESQLVAALPDLTNSVTDPELKKSFQKHMGETRMHRARLQDIFCRHGLNPGGEECEAVRGLIREARKHAGRTRSGSVRDAVLIAATNRIEHYEIAGYGTARAFAECLGYTEDADILGTTLEEESDADEAFTRIATGGLFSRGLNEIAAGV; encoded by the coding sequence ATGATCACAAACCTTGAACAGCTCTACTTCGATCAGTTGCGCGATCTCTATAGCGCGGAATCACAACTGGTTGCGGCTTTACCGGACCTGACCAACAGCGTCACCGACCCCGAGCTGAAAAAATCTTTCCAGAAGCATATGGGCGAAACCCGGATGCATCGGGCGCGCCTCCAAGATATCTTCTGCCGTCATGGTCTCAATCCCGGCGGGGAAGAATGCGAGGCAGTGCGCGGCCTGATCCGTGAGGCCCGTAAGCATGCAGGGCGTACGCGTTCCGGCAGCGTCCGCGATGCCGTGTTGATCGCGGCGACGAACCGCATCGAACACTATGAGATCGCGGGATATGGCACTGCCCGCGCCTTCGCGGAGTGCCTCGGCTACACGGAGGATGCCGACATCCTCGGCACGACTTTGGAGGAGGAAAGCGACGCGGACGAAGCTTTCACGCGGATCGCCACCGGAGGGCTTTTCAGCCGCGGGCTGAACGAGATCGCCGCGGGCGTCTGA
- a CDS encoding RDD family protein produces MEESAGRIDTLQAIELAEGVEVRLRIAGPLLRGMALAIDVAIEIGVLIAAGIILGMAGIAVGGNVALGAMQLVWFFVSWWFPVFFEASRRGATPGKRAMGLRVVQTSGAPITFGQSVLRNFLRTADSMPFLGAGFIGFPTLGFGLATCLATRRFQRLGDLAAGTVVIYDRVLPEPALPSPPPMEAARPAVALRPEEVRAVVAFRERAGLWSEGRRAEIADHATELTGSKGNLGVSRMMAIAHWLQEKR; encoded by the coding sequence ATGGAGGAAAGTGCGGGACGGATCGACACGCTGCAGGCCATTGAACTGGCGGAAGGCGTGGAAGTTCGTCTCCGGATTGCGGGACCGCTGCTACGCGGGATGGCTTTGGCGATTGATGTGGCCATCGAGATCGGGGTTCTGATTGCGGCGGGTATTATCTTGGGCATGGCCGGAATCGCCGTCGGCGGGAACGTCGCCCTCGGCGCGATGCAACTCGTGTGGTTCTTCGTTTCCTGGTGGTTCCCGGTTTTCTTCGAGGCCAGCCGCCGTGGGGCCACCCCGGGCAAGCGCGCGATGGGCTTGCGGGTGGTGCAGACCTCCGGCGCTCCGATCACCTTCGGCCAGTCCGTGTTGAGAAATTTCCTCCGGACGGCGGATAGCATGCCTTTCCTCGGTGCCGGGTTTATTGGCTTTCCCACGCTGGGTTTCGGCTTGGCCACTTGTCTTGCCACGCGTCGTTTCCAGCGGCTCGGGGATTTGGCGGCGGGGACCGTGGTCATCTATGACCGGGTGCTTCCCGAGCCAGCGCTTCCCTCGCCCCCTCCCATGGAAGCCGCGAGGCCCGCGGTGGCCCTGCGTCCCGAAGAAGTCCGCGCGGTCGTGGCCTTCCGGGAGCGCGCGGGACTGTGGTCGGAGGGGCGCCGCGCCGAGATCGCGGATCACGCGACCGAACTTACCGGAAGCAAAGGGAACCTTGGTGTTTCCCGCATGATGGCAATCGCACACTGGCTACAGGAGAAACGATGA